One genomic segment of Burkholderia pyrrocinia includes these proteins:
- the mog gene encoding molybdopterin adenylyltransferase: protein MTTTKPDHPDELVVGLVSISDRASTGVYEDKGIPALQEWLAGALVSPWRAETRLIQDDAPTISATLAELVDVAGCDLVLTTGGTGPARRDVTPEATLAVATKEMPGFGEQMRQISLNFVPTAILSRQVAVIRETADHAALIINLPGQPKSIRETLEGLRDADGKSTVSGIFAAVPYCIDLIGGPYIETDAAVVAAFRPKSAQR from the coding sequence ATGACGACGACGAAGCCTGACCACCCGGACGAGCTCGTCGTCGGCCTCGTGTCGATCAGCGACCGCGCCAGCACGGGCGTCTACGAAGACAAGGGCATTCCGGCGCTGCAGGAGTGGCTCGCCGGCGCGCTGGTCTCGCCGTGGCGCGCCGAAACGCGTCTGATCCAGGACGACGCGCCGACGATCTCCGCAACCCTCGCCGAACTCGTCGACGTCGCCGGCTGCGACCTCGTGCTGACGACGGGCGGCACGGGCCCCGCGCGCCGTGACGTGACACCCGAGGCCACGCTGGCCGTGGCGACGAAGGAAATGCCGGGATTTGGCGAACAGATGCGGCAGATCAGCCTGAATTTCGTGCCGACCGCGATCCTGTCGCGGCAGGTTGCGGTGATCCGCGAGACGGCCGACCATGCGGCGCTGATCATCAACCTGCCCGGCCAGCCGAAGTCGATCCGGGAAACGCTCGAAGGGCTGCGCGATGCCGACGGCAAGTCGACCGTGTCCGGCATCTTTGCCGCGGTGCCCTACTGCATCGACCTGATCGGCGGCCCGTACATCGAGACCGACGCCGCGGTGGTCGCGGCGTTCCGGCCGAAAAGCGCGCAGCGCTGA
- a CDS encoding sigma-54 dependent transcriptional regulator — MGADQRHVIYYSREPNDALRGHFDECGWRVDLAETVRDVRRVVQHGVATAGLLDFSPGFKPSDLRELESCLSIQHIGWIAATRRGQLQDATLRHLIRDYCFDYVTMPYETSRIVETVGHAHGMVALTEPVVPPAGAGRSEGEMVGTCDAMLGLFRTIRRVAATDAPVFISGESGTGKELTAVAIHERSSRAQAPFIAINCGAIPSTLLQAELFGYERGAFTGANQRKIGRVEAANSGTLFLDEIGDLPLESQASLLRFLQEGKIERLGAHVSVPVDVRVICATHVDMETALREGRFREDLFHRLCVLKIEEPPLRARGKDIEVLARHMLERFKGDAHRRLRGFSPDAVASLYGYSWPGNVRELINRVRRAIVMSEGRMITAADLELHAFATLAPVSLLEAREAAERQAIEQALLRHRGRFADAARELGVSRVTLYRLMCAHGMRDRGDTLAGFSAPLPELPQHAC, encoded by the coding sequence ATGGGAGCCGATCAGCGGCACGTGATCTATTATTCGCGCGAACCGAACGACGCGTTGCGCGGCCATTTCGACGAATGCGGTTGGCGTGTCGATCTCGCGGAGACCGTACGCGACGTACGGCGCGTCGTGCAGCACGGCGTTGCAACGGCCGGTCTGCTCGATTTCTCGCCGGGCTTCAAGCCCTCGGACCTGCGCGAACTCGAATCCTGCCTGAGCATCCAGCACATCGGCTGGATCGCCGCGACGCGGCGCGGCCAGTTGCAGGACGCCACGTTGCGCCATCTCATTCGCGATTATTGCTTCGACTACGTGACGATGCCGTACGAGACGTCGCGGATCGTCGAGACCGTCGGTCATGCGCATGGCATGGTCGCGCTGACCGAACCTGTTGTGCCGCCCGCCGGTGCGGGGCGCAGCGAAGGCGAGATGGTCGGTACCTGCGATGCGATGCTCGGACTCTTCAGGACAATCCGTCGCGTCGCGGCGACCGATGCACCGGTGTTCATCTCCGGCGAATCGGGTACGGGCAAGGAACTGACGGCGGTCGCGATTCACGAGCGCTCGTCGCGCGCGCAGGCGCCGTTCATCGCGATCAATTGCGGGGCGATCCCGTCGACGTTGCTGCAGGCCGAGTTGTTCGGCTACGAGCGCGGCGCATTCACTGGCGCGAACCAGCGCAAGATCGGCCGCGTCGAGGCCGCCAACAGCGGCACGCTGTTTCTCGACGAGATCGGCGACCTGCCGCTCGAAAGCCAGGCGAGCCTGTTGCGCTTCCTGCAGGAAGGCAAGATCGAACGGCTCGGTGCGCACGTGTCGGTGCCGGTCGATGTGCGCGTGATCTGCGCGACGCATGTGGACATGGAAACGGCGTTGCGCGAAGGACGGTTCCGCGAAGACCTGTTCCATCGCCTGTGCGTGCTGAAGATCGAAGAGCCGCCGCTGCGTGCGCGCGGCAAGGACATCGAGGTGCTCGCGCGCCACATGCTCGAGCGTTTCAAGGGCGATGCGCATCGCCGCCTGCGCGGCTTTTCCCCTGATGCGGTGGCCTCGCTGTACGGCTATTCGTGGCCGGGCAACGTGCGTGAGCTGATCAATCGCGTGCGCCGTGCGATCGTGATGTCGGAAGGCAGGATGATCACCGCGGCCGATCTCGAGCTGCACGCCTTCGCGACCCTCGCGCCCGTGTCGCTGCTGGAGGCGCGGGAAGCGGCCGAACGGCAGGCGATCGAGCAGGCGCTGCTGCGCCATCGCGGCCGTTTTGCGGACGCCGCACGCGAACTCGGCGTGTCGCGCGTCACGCTTTACCGGCTGATGTGTGCGCACGGAATGCGCGACCGCGGCGATACGCTGGCAGGGTTTTCGGCGCCGTTGCCGGAGCTTCCGCAGCACGCTTGCTAA
- the fumC gene encoding class II fumarate hydratase, producing the protein MNEAVRMERDTFGEIAVPADRLWGAQTERSLQNFRISTEKQSPELIHALAIVKRAAAAVNQSLGVLADDKARAIIDAADEIIAGKHPREFPLAVWQTGSGTQTNMNLNEVIANRASELMGGERGEARKVHPNDDVNRGQSSNDVFPTAMHVAAAYAIVNHLLPALRTLRATLDAKSKAFADIVKIGRTHLQDATPLTLGQEFSGYVAQLDQAVRHVESALPHLYELALGGTAVGTGLNAHPEFAVRVADEIGRLAKLPFVTAPSKFEVMAAADALVFAHGALKTVAAGLMKIANDVRWLASGPRCGLGELSIPENEPGSSIMPGKVNPTQSEAVTMLCCQVFGNDVAVNVGGASGNFELNVFRPMIAHNVLQSVRLLADGAQSFNDHCAVGIEPNRARIDLLLNESLMLVTALNPHIGYDKSAQIAKKAHKEGTTLKAAALALGYLTEAEFDAWVRPEQMIGSR; encoded by the coding sequence ATGAACGAAGCAGTTCGGATGGAACGCGACACGTTCGGCGAGATCGCCGTGCCGGCCGACCGGCTCTGGGGCGCGCAGACCGAGCGCTCGCTGCAGAATTTCCGGATTTCGACGGAGAAGCAGTCGCCCGAGCTGATCCACGCACTGGCGATCGTCAAGCGCGCCGCGGCCGCCGTGAACCAGTCGCTCGGCGTGCTGGCCGACGACAAGGCGCGCGCGATCATCGACGCGGCCGACGAGATCATCGCCGGCAAGCATCCGCGCGAATTCCCGCTCGCGGTCTGGCAGACGGGCTCCGGCACGCAGACCAACATGAACCTCAACGAGGTGATCGCGAACCGCGCGAGCGAACTGATGGGCGGCGAGCGCGGCGAAGCGCGCAAGGTTCATCCGAACGACGACGTGAACCGCGGCCAGTCGTCGAACGACGTGTTCCCGACCGCGATGCATGTCGCGGCCGCATACGCGATCGTCAACCACCTGCTGCCGGCGCTGCGCACGCTGCGCGCGACGCTCGACGCAAAATCGAAGGCGTTCGCCGACATCGTGAAGATCGGCCGCACTCACCTGCAGGATGCGACACCGCTCACGCTCGGCCAGGAGTTTTCCGGCTACGTCGCGCAGCTCGACCAGGCTGTCCGTCACGTCGAATCGGCACTGCCGCACCTGTACGAACTCGCGCTCGGCGGCACCGCGGTCGGCACGGGGCTGAATGCGCATCCCGAGTTCGCGGTGCGCGTTGCCGACGAAATCGGCCGCCTGGCGAAGCTGCCGTTCGTGACGGCGCCGAGCAAGTTCGAGGTGATGGCGGCCGCCGACGCGCTGGTGTTCGCGCACGGCGCGCTAAAGACCGTCGCGGCCGGCCTGATGAAGATCGCGAACGATGTCCGCTGGCTCGCGAGCGGGCCGCGCTGCGGGCTCGGGGAACTGTCGATTCCGGAGAACGAGCCGGGCAGTTCGATCATGCCGGGCAAGGTGAACCCGACGCAGTCGGAGGCCGTGACGATGCTGTGCTGCCAGGTGTTCGGCAACGACGTCGCGGTCAACGTCGGCGGCGCGAGCGGCAATTTCGAGTTGAACGTGTTCCGGCCGATGATCGCGCACAACGTGCTGCAATCGGTGCGACTGCTCGCCGACGGCGCGCAGAGCTTCAACGACCACTGCGCGGTGGGCATCGAGCCGAATCGCGCGCGCATCGACCTGCTGCTGAACGAATCGCTGATGCTCGTGACGGCCCTCAATCCGCATATCGGCTACGACAAGTCCGCGCAGATCGCAAAGAAGGCGCACAAGGAAGGCACGACGCTGAAGGCCGCCGCGCTCGCGCTCGGCTACCTGACCGAGGCGGAATTCGATGCGTGGGTGCGTCCCGAGCAGATGATCGGATCGCGGTGA
- a CDS encoding dihydrofolate reductase translates to MTTLTLIVARARNGIIGRDNQLPWKLPEDLAFFKRTTMGAPIVMGRKTHESIGRPLPGRRNIVVTRDAARRFDGCDTVTSLADALALAARDGVPEAFLIGGAQLYAEGLLLADKLVVTEIDADFDGDASFPAPDAAHWQEVSRDAHQAAAPNTFGYAFVVYERKRG, encoded by the coding sequence ATGACGACGTTGACCCTGATCGTCGCGCGCGCCCGCAACGGCATCATCGGCCGCGACAACCAGTTGCCCTGGAAACTTCCCGAGGACCTCGCGTTCTTCAAGCGCACGACGATGGGCGCGCCGATCGTGATGGGCCGCAAGACCCATGAGTCGATCGGCCGGCCGCTGCCGGGCCGCCGCAATATCGTCGTCACGCGCGACGCAGCGCGCCGCTTCGATGGCTGCGACACGGTCACGTCGCTCGCCGACGCGCTGGCCCTCGCGGCGCGCGACGGGGTGCCCGAGGCATTCCTGATCGGCGGTGCGCAACTCTACGCGGAAGGCCTCCTGCTCGCGGACAAACTGGTCGTCACCGAGATCGATGCCGACTTCGACGGCGACGCATCGTTTCCGGCACCCGACGCCGCGCACTGGCAGGAAGTCTCGCGCGATGCGCACCAGGCGGCCGCACCGAACACATTCGGCTATGCGTTCGTCGTCTACGAACGCAAGCGCGGCTGA
- the pmbA gene encoding metalloprotease PmbA, whose translation MAANLDVQARYFPHTQDQLKEIASDILRHAKALGASDAATEISEGDGLSVSVRRGEVETIEHNRDKMVGVTVFIGKKRGNASTSDFSPAAIKDTVAAAYNIARFTAEDEAAGLAEAELLETDPRDLDLYHPWALTADEAVELARRAEDAAFAVSPQIRNSEGASVSAQHSQFVLATSRGFLSGYPYSRHYIACAPIAGSGRHMQRDDWYSSKRSAIDLAAPEAVGRYAAERALARMGARRLDTRKVPVLFEAPLAAGLLGAFVQAVSGGALYRKTSFLVDSLGKPVFAPHIQVVEDPHVPRAMGSAPFDEEGVRTRARSVVKDGVVEGYFLSTYSARKLGTQTTGNAGGSHNLALRSSTTQPGDDFDAMLKKLGTGLLLTELMGQGVNYVTGDYSRGAAGFWVENGVIQYPVEEITVASTLQEMFRHIVAIGADSIVRGTKETGSVLIEQMTIAGQ comes from the coding sequence ATGGCAGCCAATCTCGACGTACAAGCGCGCTATTTCCCGCACACGCAGGACCAGCTCAAAGAAATCGCGTCGGACATCCTTCGCCATGCGAAGGCACTCGGCGCGTCGGACGCCGCGACCGAAATCTCCGAGGGCGACGGCCTGTCGGTGTCGGTGCGTCGCGGCGAAGTCGAAACGATCGAGCACAACCGCGACAAGATGGTCGGCGTGACCGTGTTCATCGGCAAGAAGCGCGGCAACGCGAGCACGTCGGACTTCTCGCCGGCCGCGATCAAGGATACCGTCGCCGCCGCCTACAACATCGCGCGCTTCACGGCCGAGGACGAAGCGGCCGGCCTCGCCGAGGCCGAGTTGCTCGAAACCGACCCGCGCGACCTCGATCTCTATCACCCGTGGGCGCTGACGGCCGACGAGGCCGTCGAGCTCGCCCGCCGCGCGGAAGATGCCGCATTCGCGGTCAGCCCGCAGATCCGCAATTCGGAAGGTGCGAGCGTGTCGGCGCAGCATTCGCAGTTCGTGCTCGCGACGTCGCGCGGCTTCCTGTCCGGCTATCCGTACTCGCGCCACTACATCGCATGCGCGCCGATCGCGGGCAGCGGCCGACACATGCAGCGCGACGACTGGTATTCGTCGAAGCGCAGCGCGATCGATCTCGCGGCACCGGAAGCGGTGGGCCGTTACGCGGCCGAGCGTGCGCTCGCGCGGATGGGCGCGCGCCGTCTCGACACCCGCAAGGTCCCCGTGCTGTTCGAGGCGCCGCTCGCGGCCGGCCTGCTCGGCGCCTTCGTGCAGGCCGTGAGCGGCGGCGCGCTGTACCGCAAGACGTCGTTCCTCGTCGACAGCCTCGGCAAGCCGGTGTTTGCGCCGCACATCCAGGTCGTCGAGGATCCGCACGTGCCGCGCGCGATGGGCAGCGCGCCGTTCGACGAGGAAGGTGTGCGTACGCGTGCGCGCAGCGTCGTCAAGGACGGCGTCGTCGAAGGCTACTTCCTGTCGACCTATTCGGCACGCAAGCTCGGCACGCAGACCACCGGCAACGCGGGTGGCTCGCACAACCTCGCGCTGCGCAGCTCGACCACGCAGCCGGGCGACGATTTCGACGCGATGCTGAAGAAGCTCGGTACGGGTCTGCTTCTGACCGAGCTGATGGGGCAGGGCGTGAACTATGTGACGGGCGACTATTCGCGCGGCGCGGCAGGTTTCTGGGTTGAGAACGGCGTGATCCAGTATCCGGTTGAGGAAATCACCGTCGCGAGCACGCTGCAGGAGATGTTCCGGCATATCGTCGCGATCGGCGCGGATTCGATCGTGCGCGGCACGAAGGAAACGGGCTCGGTGCTGATCGAGCAGATGACGATCGCGGGGCAGTAA
- a CDS encoding ArsR/SmtB family transcription factor → MTDHDDHHFPGLSRIGALIADPGRAAMLWVLMDGSARPAGELTMIAGLSPSAASAHLARLTDGGLLALDVRGRHRYYRIASADIAASLEALANVARAAAPHRPVPPPSRTVPAELRYARTCYDHMAGELAVRIFDGLTARGWLLASGDAIETTELGTQALAQWGIDVAQQRARRRRFACGCLDWSERRSHLGGALGAALLDSFCAHGWIERSARPRVLRVTVPGQQVFDGWLTSA, encoded by the coding sequence ATGACCGATCACGACGACCACCACTTTCCGGGCCTGAGCCGCATCGGCGCGCTGATCGCCGACCCGGGGCGCGCCGCGATGCTGTGGGTGCTGATGGACGGCAGCGCACGACCGGCCGGCGAACTGACGATGATCGCGGGGCTGTCGCCGTCTGCGGCGAGCGCGCACCTTGCGCGGCTGACCGACGGCGGCCTGCTCGCGCTCGACGTGCGCGGCCGGCACCGCTATTACCGGATCGCATCGGCCGACATCGCGGCGTCGCTCGAGGCGCTCGCGAACGTCGCCCGCGCGGCCGCGCCGCACCGCCCGGTTCCGCCGCCGTCGCGCACGGTGCCGGCCGAACTGCGCTACGCGCGCACCTGCTACGACCACATGGCCGGCGAGCTCGCGGTGCGCATCTTCGACGGGCTCACCGCGCGCGGCTGGCTGCTCGCCAGCGGCGATGCGATCGAGACCACCGAACTCGGCACCCAGGCACTCGCGCAATGGGGCATCGACGTCGCCCAGCAGCGCGCGCGCCGGCGCCGTTTCGCGTGCGGCTGTCTCGACTGGAGCGAGCGGCGCTCGCATCTCGGCGGCGCGCTCGGCGCCGCGCTGCTCGACAGCTTCTGCGCGCACGGCTGGATCGAGCGCTCCGCTCGGCCGCGCGTGCTGCGCGTCACCGTGCCCGGGCAGCAGGTTTTCGACGGGTGGCTTACGTCCGCTTGA
- a CDS encoding acyl-CoA thioesterase produces MSQPSPVPAALDRTETVFRFLAEPSSVNFGGKVHGGALMKWIDEVAYACAAVWSSRYCVTVSVGNIRFQRPILVGNLVELKARVVATGRTSMHIHVSVHAGDPKGGVLRQTTDCLVVFVAVDENGNPVPVPPFVPETDEQKVLAKYAADVRAALDKIVEMKPEEVAKGAV; encoded by the coding sequence ATGTCCCAACCGTCCCCCGTACCGGCCGCCCTCGACCGCACCGAAACCGTATTCCGCTTCCTCGCCGAGCCGTCGTCCGTGAACTTCGGCGGCAAGGTGCATGGCGGCGCGCTGATGAAGTGGATCGACGAGGTCGCCTATGCGTGCGCGGCCGTCTGGTCGAGCCGCTATTGCGTGACGGTCAGCGTCGGCAACATCCGTTTCCAGCGTCCGATCCTGGTCGGCAATCTCGTCGAGCTGAAGGCGCGCGTCGTCGCGACGGGCCGCACCAGCATGCACATCCATGTGTCCGTGCACGCCGGCGACCCGAAGGGCGGCGTGCTGCGCCAGACGACCGACTGCCTTGTCGTGTTCGTCGCGGTCGACGAGAACGGCAACCCGGTGCCGGTGCCGCCGTTCGTGCCCGAGACCGACGAACAGAAGGTGCTCGCGAAATATGCGGCCGACGTGCGGGCCGCGCTCGACAAGATCGTCGAGATGAAGCCGGAAGAGGTCGCGAAGGGCGCGGTCTGA
- the yjgA gene encoding ribosome biogenesis factor YjgA: protein MTRKTRIQPIEHAVEDDDNGYDRPSKSQLKREMHELQVLGQALVDLPKDALKRMPMPESLSDAVREARRITDHEGKRRQLQYVGRVMRSLTDDETAALRTALDAQRGVNKAATARLHWIERTRDQLLANDDALTEFLRQHPEADIQEGRTLIRNARKEAQQGKPPRYFRELFQWIKTSSGTPGGDDEAADDAGDDHDDDEA, encoded by the coding sequence ATGACACGCAAAACCCGAATCCAGCCGATCGAGCATGCCGTCGAAGACGACGACAACGGCTACGATCGCCCCAGCAAATCCCAACTCAAGCGCGAGATGCACGAGCTGCAGGTGCTCGGCCAGGCGCTCGTCGATCTGCCGAAAGACGCGCTGAAGCGCATGCCGATGCCCGAAAGTCTGTCGGACGCCGTTCGCGAGGCGCGCCGGATCACCGATCACGAAGGCAAGCGCCGCCAGCTCCAGTACGTCGGCCGCGTGATGCGCTCGCTGACCGACGACGAGACGGCCGCGCTGCGCACCGCGCTCGACGCGCAGCGCGGCGTCAACAAGGCCGCGACGGCCCGCCTGCACTGGATCGAGCGCACGCGCGACCAGTTGCTCGCCAACGACGACGCGCTGACCGAATTCCTGCGCCAGCACCCCGAGGCCGACATCCAGGAAGGCCGCACGCTGATCCGCAACGCGCGCAAGGAAGCGCAGCAAGGCAAGCCGCCGCGCTACTTCCGCGAGCTGTTCCAGTGGATCAAGACCTCGAGCGGCACGCCCGGCGGGGACGACGAAGCGGCCGACGACGCCGGAGACGACCATGACGACGACGAAGCCTGA
- a CDS encoding thymidylate synthase, giving the protein MKQYLDLVRTILDTGSWQENRTGIRTVSMPGAMLRFDLQQGFPAVTTKKLAFKSAIGELVGFLRASRSAADFRALGCKVWDANANENAQWLANPYRQGVDDLGDVYGVQWRQWPGYKVLDAGADAQIADATRRGFRIVTRFDEDGAPKVLLYKAIDQLRQCLDTIMENPADRRILFHAWNPAVLDQIALPACHLLYQFLPNATKREISLCLYIRSNDVGLGTPFNLTEGAALLSLVGRLTGYTPRWFTYFIGDAHIYENQLDMLQQQLAREPYESPRLEIAERVPEYAKTGVYAPEWLEQIEPSDFSLVGYRHHEPLTAPMAV; this is encoded by the coding sequence ATGAAACAGTATCTCGACCTCGTTCGTACCATTCTCGATACCGGCAGCTGGCAGGAGAACCGCACGGGGATCCGCACCGTCAGCATGCCGGGCGCGATGCTGCGCTTCGACCTGCAGCAAGGCTTCCCGGCCGTCACGACCAAGAAGCTCGCGTTCAAGTCCGCGATCGGCGAACTGGTCGGTTTCCTGCGCGCGTCGCGTAGCGCGGCCGATTTCCGCGCGCTTGGCTGCAAGGTGTGGGACGCGAACGCGAACGAGAACGCGCAATGGCTTGCGAACCCGTATCGCCAGGGCGTCGACGATCTCGGCGACGTGTACGGGGTCCAATGGCGTCAGTGGCCGGGATACAAGGTGCTCGACGCGGGCGCCGACGCGCAGATCGCCGACGCGACGCGTCGCGGTTTCCGGATCGTCACGCGTTTTGACGAAGACGGCGCGCCGAAGGTGCTGCTGTACAAGGCGATCGACCAGTTGCGCCAGTGCCTCGACACGATCATGGAGAACCCGGCCGACCGTCGCATCCTGTTTCACGCGTGGAATCCGGCCGTGCTCGACCAGATCGCGCTGCCTGCATGCCATCTGCTGTACCAGTTCCTGCCGAACGCGACGAAGCGCGAGATCTCGCTGTGCCTGTACATCCGCAGCAACGACGTCGGGCTCGGCACGCCGTTCAACCTGACGGAAGGGGCCGCGCTGCTGTCGCTCGTCGGCCGCCTGACGGGCTACACGCCGCGCTGGTTTACGTATTTCATCGGCGATGCGCACATCTACGAGAACCAGCTCGACATGCTGCAGCAACAGCTTGCGCGCGAGCCGTACGAAAGCCCGCGGCTCGAGATTGCCGAGCGCGTGCCCGAATACGCGAAGACGGGCGTCTATGCGCCCGAGTGGCTGGAGCAGATCGAGCCGTCCGATTTTTCGCTCGTCGGCTACCGCCACCACGAGCCGCTGACCGCGCCGATGGCGGTCTGA
- a CDS encoding DUF6600 domain-containing protein → MATLFTLKRTARYTLLAFAALAALPPAFAQSADARPYAAAARQPGGDPPSRVARLNYLSGAVTTEPAGTDTWSYAAVNRPLTTGDQLWNDAGARSELHIGSTAVRLGNSTSLSVLNLDDTTTQLKVGLGTVSTHVRELPAGGAYEIDTPNLALGITSPGDYRVDVAPNGASTTVTVRSGSATVYGSNGQYPLSPGQQVVFTGTDLQVAQQSPAPGPDALDQWAASRDAAEERSVSARYVSRDVPGYQDLDANGTWRETPNYGAVWVPNDTPADWAPYHDGHWIWQAPWGWTWVDDAPWGFAPYHYGRWAYVDDSWAWVPGPMVVSEPPVYAPALVAFVGGGGGPDWSVALTVGGVAAAGCAWFALGPGESWHPGWGGWSPHYYDRVNRNIVVNNVNVNVNKTVNVTNITNITNINKTYVNFHAPHAITAVPASAFVHGQPVAHFSQHVDPQQWRNAHVTPGTPGIAPVRQSFTGGLRNADYRPPAAIAQHPYVATRNPAVPAAYRDQAAAHLAQQGGRVPGAGAPVVKTNVPADYTARPVRVPGNPNGGAWAMHNVQLVNPHGPVVQPTRAPREGQPPAVQAGRTGAPVPVPVPGAPNIARPANGENPNAPRFANGGMPQAPGNPAPHQAFGPGNGVPHPPVAGNFPSAIGNTHAAEAPSPAWMQPHTPMERQRPTPPTALHAAGQNALPPVRSAVPVPHPDGAPAPQGAHPDGRNEAPRALPQPRIDTTAQIPQPRPRPELPTPAQHAQPQPQPERAAPAPQPRPEFAQPAPHREVAPPRVNEYHPPAPAVHEMPRPQPQAPRVEPRPSMPAPHMEPRPSMPAPRMEPRPQPAPHVEAPRPSNPPPQGGHDERHRQ, encoded by the coding sequence ATGGCCACCCTGTTCACGCTCAAGCGAACCGCCCGCTACACGCTGCTCGCGTTCGCCGCGCTTGCGGCACTGCCCCCCGCATTCGCGCAATCGGCCGATGCCCGGCCGTATGCGGCCGCGGCACGGCAACCGGGTGGCGATCCGCCGAGCCGCGTCGCGCGGCTCAATTACCTGTCCGGCGCCGTGACGACCGAACCGGCCGGCACTGATACCTGGTCGTATGCCGCCGTAAACCGGCCGCTGACGACCGGCGACCAGCTCTGGAACGATGCCGGCGCGCGCTCGGAACTGCACATCGGCTCGACCGCGGTGCGGCTCGGCAATTCGACGAGCCTGTCGGTGCTGAACCTCGACGACACGACGACGCAACTGAAGGTCGGCCTCGGCACCGTATCGACGCACGTGCGCGAGCTGCCGGCCGGCGGGGCGTACGAAATCGACACGCCGAACCTCGCGCTCGGCATCACGAGCCCCGGCGACTATCGCGTCGATGTCGCGCCGAACGGCGCGAGCACGACGGTAACGGTGCGCAGCGGCAGCGCGACCGTCTACGGCAGCAACGGGCAGTATCCGCTGTCGCCCGGACAGCAGGTCGTGTTCACGGGCACCGACCTGCAGGTTGCGCAGCAATCGCCGGCGCCTGGGCCCGATGCGCTCGACCAGTGGGCTGCCAGCCGCGACGCGGCCGAGGAGCGCTCGGTATCGGCCCGCTACGTGTCTCGCGACGTTCCCGGCTACCAGGATCTCGACGCGAACGGCACGTGGCGCGAAACCCCGAATTACGGCGCGGTATGGGTGCCGAACGACACGCCGGCCGACTGGGCGCCGTATCACGACGGCCACTGGATCTGGCAGGCGCCGTGGGGCTGGACATGGGTCGACGATGCACCGTGGGGCTTCGCGCCGTATCACTACGGTCGCTGGGCGTACGTGGACGATAGCTGGGCATGGGTGCCCGGCCCGATGGTCGTCAGCGAGCCGCCCGTCTATGCGCCGGCGCTCGTCGCGTTCGTCGGTGGCGGCGGCGGTCCCGACTGGAGCGTCGCGCTTACCGTCGGCGGCGTCGCCGCGGCCGGCTGCGCATGGTTCGCGCTCGGCCCGGGCGAATCGTGGCACCCGGGCTGGGGCGGCTGGAGCCCGCACTACTACGACCGCGTGAACCGCAACATCGTGGTGAACAACGTCAACGTGAACGTGAACAAGACCGTGAACGTGACGAACATCACCAATATCACCAACATCAACAAGACGTACGTGAACTTCCACGCGCCGCACGCGATCACGGCCGTGCCGGCCTCCGCGTTCGTGCACGGCCAGCCTGTTGCGCACTTCTCGCAGCACGTCGATCCGCAGCAGTGGCGCAACGCGCACGTGACACCGGGTACGCCCGGCATTGCGCCGGTGCGCCAGAGCTTTACCGGCGGGTTGCGCAATGCCGACTACCGTCCGCCGGCGGCCATCGCGCAGCACCCGTACGTCGCGACGCGCAATCCTGCGGTGCCGGCCGCGTATCGCGACCAGGCCGCCGCCCACCTCGCGCAGCAAGGCGGGCGCGTACCGGGCGCCGGCGCCCCCGTCGTGAAGACGAACGTGCCGGCCGACTACACGGCTCGCCCGGTTCGCGTTCCAGGCAACCCGAACGGCGGCGCATGGGCCATGCACAACGTACAGCTCGTGAATCCGCACGGCCCCGTCGTGCAGCCGACACGCGCGCCGCGCGAAGGCCAGCCGCCCGCCGTGCAGGCCGGACGGACGGGTGCACCGGTGCCAGTGCCGGTGCCGGGCGCGCCCAATATCGCGCGGCCGGCGAACGGCGAGAACCCCAATGCGCCGCGCTTCGCCAACGGCGGCATGCCGCAGGCACCGGGTAACCCGGCACCGCATCAGGCATTCGGGCCCGGAAACGGCGTCCCGCATCCGCCGGTGGCCGGCAATTTCCCGTCGGCCATCGGCAACACGCACGCAGCCGAGGCGCCGTCGCCTGCATGGATGCAGCCGCACACGCCGATGGAGCGCCAGCGCCCCACCCCGCCGACCGCGCTCCACGCGGCAGGACAGAATGCGCTGCCGCCCGTGCGCAGCGCGGTGCCGGTGCCGCATCCTGACGGCGCGCCGGCGCCGCAGGGCGCGCATCCCGACGGCCGGAACGAAGCGCCGCGTGCGCTGCCGCAACCGCGGATCGACACGACAGCGCAGATCCCGCAGCCACGTCCGCGCCCGGAATTGCCGACGCCGGCCCAGCATGCGCAGCCGCAGCCGCAACCGGAACGGGCCGCCCCCGCGCCGCAACCGCGCCCCGAATTCGCGCAACCGGCACCGCACCGCGAAGTCGCGCCGCCGCGCGTGAACGAGTACCACCCGCCGGCCCCCGCCGTGCACGAAATGCCGCGCCCGCAACCGCAGGCGCCGCGCGTGGAACCACGGCCGTCGATGCCCGCGCCGCACATGGAGCCGCGACCGTCGATGCCCGCACCCCGGATGGAACCGCGGCCGCAACCGGCGCCGCACGTCGAAGCACCGCGCCCGAGCAACCCGCCGCCGCAAGGCGGTCACGATGAGCGGCACCGCCAGTAA